The Cucumis melo cultivar AY chromosome 5, USDA_Cmelo_AY_1.0, whole genome shotgun sequence genome has a segment encoding these proteins:
- the LOC127149304 gene encoding uncharacterized protein LOC127149304, with translation MNSEALQVAKTYRQLLKAVKKHIGKEESKKHFVDYVAQKLRNKSILSKPHFVQQEIKLARDYTFLLNSMHHQKDLLFSYNIAVDRSDEMKRILGKSAASVGLSLPEVYQT, from the exons ATGAATTCAGAAGCCTTGCAGGTAGCTAAGACCTATCGCCAGCTTCTCAAAGCTGTAAAGAAACATATTGGAAAGGAAGAGAGCAAGAAGCATTTTGTGGACTATGTGGCTCAAAAGTTGAGGAATAAATCCATACTTTCAAAACCCCACTTTGTTCAACAGGAAATCAAACTTGCTCGGGATTACACATTTCTACTTAACAGTATGCACCATCAAAAG GACTTGCTGTTCTCGTACAACATTGCTGTTGATCGTTCAGATGAAATGAAGCGAATATTGGGGAAGTCTGCAGCAAGTGTGGGGCTTTCACTTCCTGAGGTTTATCAAACCTGA